GTTAGTACATCAAATGGGTAATGAACACCTACCCAGATACGTGATATGCCTACGAGTGTAGCGACTAGGAGCGATAAAATCCATACACCTCTTTTGAATAACCAAAAAGAAAAGCAGTATGAAAAGAATAATATAGTATGGTCGCTTGGAAAAGAGTTGTCTACTTCTTTTTCTATTAATAGATTTACACCTGTTAATTCTACAAAAGGCTGATAGTTTGAATAAAACAACCCCAAAACCTTTCCAACGATGATTGAAAAAATAAAAGTTATTGTTGCACTGATGATCATGATTCTATTTTCCCTATTACGTGTAAACCAACTAAACAGAACACTGAGCACTAAAAAAACCACCAAATATTCAGCAATAAAGCTGAACACTGAATTTAAATAGGTATGTTCTTTACCTAAATCATTTACCATTCTAAAGAGTGTTATATTTATTTCAGTAAGGTTCAATGATTGTCACCCTCCATATCTTTTTAATAAATCTTATAAAAAGATAAAGTGCGCTACCATCGATTTCCCTAACGTTTTCAATGGTTAAAGTGACATTTTTGTCATGGCTTTATGTCATTTACCAATTTGTTATTCACAACATTGAGAAATGGGCACTACTCTCTCCCCCACCTATTTCTCAAGTTTTTGAAGACATTGATAAAAAACTCTCCTAATTTCATTTTCCCTTGGGTTACGGTCCATATAGCCCCCAATTTTATTCATAACATAGGCATAACCAACTCCCATGTCTGGGTCTGCAAAGCAAAATGACCCTCCCGCTCCCGGGTGTCCAAAGGCATGATGACTGCTGCCGAACTCACTTCCCTTAATAGGCTTCCAGAAACCAAGAGAATAGCCAAGATGCTTTCTATTTACATGGTCATACCAACCATTTGTAGGCGATGAAGCTGGTTTTAATAATTCATTTATTATAGCATCTGATAAATTTAAATTTTTTCCTCCAGTTGCAAACTCCCCATATATCTTTGCCATACTCCTTGCCAATCCGACACCATTGCCTGATGGAAACTCAATTGAAAGCATTTCTCTTTTATTAAAGTTTGAGTGTTTGACCATTTGATTTGGATCAATCATACTCCTTGTTGTCAAAGATTTAGGATTTAAAAAACCAAGAAGTAATGGAGTCGGAATTTCATGTAAATGATAAAGCAAATGAAGCGGACTCTCTAATCCGTACACCAACGCTAGCCTATTCAGTGATATCTCTTCAGGAAGACCAATATAAAACTCAGCTTGCAATGGTTGCGCAATTTCATCCTGAAAAAATTGACCTAGTTTTCTTCCCTTAGGATCAGCCCTTCTGATTATTTCTCCAATAAACCATCCAATCGTCCAGGTATGGTACCCATGCATACTCCCTGGCTCCCACTCTGGTTTTAATCCAGCTAGCTGTGAAGCAATATATGAAGTGTCGAGTTCACCAATATGATTAATCTTTAATTGGTCAAGAGAACACAACCCAGCTTGATGCGCTAATAGTTGCCTGACTGTGATTTCCTTTTTGCTGTCTTGCCCAAATTCATCCCAATAATCTGCTACCTTTGCGTCATAATCGATTAATCCCTTTGAAACAGCCACTGCAGCCGCTAAGGATGCAAACCCTTTAGTACTTGAAAACACAGGTACAAGAGTATCAACTTTCCATTCTCTTTTTGTTTTAAAATCTGCAAATCCTCCCCATAAATCCACAACCTTTTTCCCTTTATGGTAAATCGCACAAGCTACCCCAATCTCTTTATTAAGATTGCGTTCAAAAACCTCACGAACCGGTTCAAACCCTCTCTCAACAAACCCTTTTACATTCATTAACTGCACCCCCATTAGAAATCAACTGTTTTCTTTTTAGTGAAAAAAAAGCTTAGAGAAAGCTTTTGAAAATATAGGTAAAGTAGAGTGTTAGACCTTTTTTAATTTCATCTTCCTCCGAATGATTTCGTAAGATGTCAATTATTCCTGAAAGAAGTCCAACTGAAAGCGTCCGGACTAGAATGACTGAACCACCAGCTTCTTTTCCGTTATCCATATTGAAATCAGGAAGATGAGTTTCTAGATTATCTGATATCATCGCAAGTAAATCTTCATATGTATTTTGATACTCAGTTCCATCCGAAGCATCAACAAGTAATAATATATCATCTCTGTAGCTACTCACTAAAGTAACAAATAACTGAAGCTGAAGAATGGGATCTGTCGGTAATTTATTTTCTGCATTAGAAATAAATGACCATAAATCCCCTTTTACCCGTGAAACTAATTCCTCATATATTGCTTCTTTGCTTTCAAAATACTTATACAAATTACCAATTGTAGTACCAGCTGTCGCCGCAATTCTCCGCATTGATGAGAGCTTAAATCCACGCTCAAGAAATTCCTGCTTTGCAGCCAATAACAAAGCCCTTCTAACTTCAGGCTTCTTTACCTGTGCCATATATACACCTCATTAGAAAACACATGATTTCTTTTATGTTAGTTTATCAACTGATTACTGTCAAGAGTGATAGCTCCATTTTTAATGATGGGACGGAGGGACAGGCACCCTGGCTCGGCCAGGGTGCCTGTCCCTCCTGGAAAAAATTAATGTGTTTATAAAATTGGACAAGGGGGAATATAACTTCCAAGACGGGGGATACCACATTAAAGGAGGAGAGAATAATGGGTTTTATTTGGGCTTTAATTGTAGGCGGAATTATCGGCTGGTTAGCAGGCTTAATTGCAGGACGTGATATGCCAGGAGGTGTTATCGGCAACATTATCGCAGGATTTATTGGAGCTTGGTTAGGATCTCTTCTATTTGGTCAGTGGGGTCCAGAAATGGGTGGATTCTATATTGTTCCAGCTTTAATTGGTTCGATTATCCTTGTGTTTGTTGTAAGCTTTGTAATGAGAAAAATGCGAAGCGGACGAACAGCTTCATAATAATAAATAGCAGTGAGTTTAAAAGCCCCTCTTTTAAAAGAAAGAGGCTTTTAAACAAATCTTATATTTGTCCTAATGCATTTGCTAATGAGGCGGTTGTGTTAATTTCTTCAAAATCAAGGCCGAGTTGTATGGCTGTTTGGGCAATTTCAGGGCGAATACCTGATAATGTTGATCTAACACCTAAAAGCTTTAATGCCTTGATTAAGTGGAAAATTTCATGAGCAACCATTGTATCAATGATGGCAACACCCGACAGATCAATACATAAATGTTCAACTTCTAAATTTGCACATTGTGTTAATGTGTTTTCTAAAATTAATTTTGCTCTGGCTGTATCAATATCACCAATAAGTGGAAGAAGTGCTGTTTTATTTTGCAGAAGAATAACTGGTGAACTAAGCTCATTGATCATTTCCTTTTGTGCAGCAATTTGTTTCATTGTATTCTTATGGGCTGCATCAATGTATATATAAACGGAAAGATTGATGATTTTTTTAACAACATCTAACCATGAAAATAATTGATCAACAGAAACTGTATCAATATTCTCTTTATAAAAGCTTTTGATATATTTAAGATAAACATCTTGAGTTCTTAAAAATTCCCTTACAACATAATGAACTGGTGTTTCTAAATGCTTTTGATCTTGTGCTAATTCCTCTGACCATGCTCTAAACTCACTTACAAATTTCCCTTCCTCTTCTATGAAAAGCCTATGTAAATGGATAAAATAGTCTTGATTTTGCTCTTTTAATGATTGAATAATAGCTGGATCTTCCGTTGAGTAGACTGAGTTTGGGTCATTATCGTCAACCATATTATACCAGTCTTCTGACATTTGCCATGAGTTCTTAACTAGGTAGTGATATAATTCTTCATTTCTATGCATCTTCTTATGTCTCTCCCTAATCTGTTGTCTGATTTATTTTACAAGTGAATGTTTAAAGGCATAAATAACAGCCTGTGTTCGATCTTGAACATCCAGCTTACTTAAGATGTTGCTAACATGGGTTTTGGCTGTTTTTAAGGCAATAAACAATTCATCTGCAATTTCTTGATTGGTTTTTCCTTGTGCCATTAGCAATAAAATTTCCATTTCCCTTGAAGTGAGTTGATCATGGAGGTGTGTTGTTTCTCGTTGTCTCATCTTCATCATCATTTTACCTGTGACCTCAGGCTCTAAAATCGATTGGCCGTGAAACGTGGCGCGGACAGCATTGGCAATCTCACTTGCTTTTGACGTTTTTAGCAAATAGCTTGTTGCCCCCGCTTCAAGTGCCGGATATACCTTCTCATCATCTAGGAAGCTTGTCACAATGATAATTTTCGCCTCAGGCCAGGCATCGACGATTTGCCTTGTTGCCTCAATTCCGTCCATTTCCTTCATAACCAGATCCATTAAAATGACATCCGGGCGAAGGTCAAGACATAGCTCTACACCTTTTTTTCCGTTATCCGCTTCACCGATTACCTCAATGTCAGGCTGGGCAGATAAATAGGATGAAACACCGATCCGTACCATTTCATGATCATCAACAAATACTACTTTAATCATTGTTTTCACTCTCTCCTGCTAGGACAGGAACCTTAACCTCTAACCGTGTCCCTTTATTTTTCAGGCTGACAATTTTCATTGAACCACCTATTTCAACAGCACGCTCATGCATGTTTTGTAAACCGTATGAACCTGTTTTACCTTCTTCAAGCTCAAACCCAATGCCATCATCTGTCACACGCATGATCACAAAGGAATCGCGTTCAATTAGCAACACGTCCAAACTTGTTGCCTTTGCATGGCGAAGTGTATTGGAAACAGACTCTTGAAGAATACGAAATAAATGGTCCTCTACACCTTTGTCTAATGGGATCGGTTCTACTTTCCATTTTATATTCATTGTCACCTTTTGCATTAGTTCTACCAAAAGCTCTTGAATTCCTTCTTGAAGGGATTTACCTTTTAATGCCGCTGGTCGTAAATGTAATAGCAACGCTCTCATTTCAAGCTGTGATTGGTGAATCGTTGCCTCAATTAGCCTTAACTGTTTCGACTCACCATCATCCCATTCTTCTCTACTCTCGGTAATAGCTGACATCATCATTGATGCTGCAAAAAGCTGTTGACTGACAGAATCATGAAGCTCACGAGCCAATCGATTTCTTTCCTGTGAAACTAATTCTTGTATTCTCTTTTCTTGGTCTTCTGCTTTTTCAGTTGCTAGCTTTTGCGAAAGCTTTGTTTGTTCCTGAATTTGCTTCTGAATCTTTTCGACCTTCTTTTGAATATCTTGCACTTCTGGCAAACAAGGTTGTTCAGTAGAGATCGTCCGTCCCTTATCAAGCTCCTGAATCGTTTGTTCAATTGTACTGAGCTGTTTTTTCCAATAAAGACCGGAAAACAAACCAAAGAGTACACCTGCTACTATACTTATGCTTGGCACAATATAAATAAAAGGTAAATCCATAATTTTTTGATTCCATAGTTCACTCCAATTATGAAGTGGAAATGCTATAAAAAACATGAGGGAAAGAAGAATGAATAGAATGAGCGAAAAAAATGCTCCTAACAAAACTTGCCGCTGAATGATATTCATATTCTTTTCACCTCAAGCTTTCCTGAAATAGCTGAAGTGATCAATTTCACCCTTTGTTCACCTTGTCTGTACTGCGGTGTTTCATAAACAAGAGTTTCATTCACAACCTTTTGCTTAAAATCTTGAAAAACACTCACATCACCAATCATAACAGAATGGTTAATATGAACCTCCACTTCATATGGAACAAGAATTTGAACATTTCCTACTAAACTGCGTATCGAAATAATCGCTTCCTCATTTGGTAAGACCGTATCACTTAAATCAATGACCGTGTTCCCAACACCCACCTGAATATTGATATCATTCCATTCATATGCAGTATCCGGTGATTTTTGATTCGTAAAGAACTTATTTTCAAAGATTTTTTTCTGATGGGTCACTGGTTTGTTTGCCGGTTCATTTTTTTCTGATTCGCCCGAAGGCTCCTTCACACTTGGTTTTATTCGTTTAGGCTCCTTCTGTGTTTGGAAAAATTGAACAACAGCATAAATGAGCAGCACACAAATAAAATAACGAAATGTCATCATATTCAGCACGGTAATAACAAGCCAAATCCAACCAATCCAATAGAGGCTCTTGCCTATAAACCGCGGTCGCCATCGACGCCCTAAAAAAATGCATCCAATTGATAACAAAAATGTAACGATTAAACCACCATTAAAAAATAATATTTCTAAAAGAAGGAGGAGAATTCCTATTAGAATAATCCAATTTACATAATCAGAATTCATATTTCTTAACACGCGGTTTCCTCCTCCCTATTAATATAGTAACAAACTTTTATGTCAGCCGCGTTTCATATGAAAGAAGGCGCAAGTTTGACCTACGCCTTTTAAGAATACCATGAAGATTTACGAGATTGTATTTGTTTGTTCAGTTTTTAATTGTTTTTCTAATTGTGCAATACGAGCATCAATTGTATTGCGGTGATAATCTTTTGTTACCTGCTGCTCAAGGCGATCTAGATAGCTTTCCATTTCTTCAAATCTTGCGAATGCTTTTGTTGAAAAACTGCCAGAATCAGATACTTTGCTTA
This Metabacillus endolithicus DNA region includes the following protein-coding sequences:
- a CDS encoding undecaprenyl-diphosphatase, whose product is MNLTEINITLFRMVNDLGKEHTYLNSVFSFIAEYLVVFLVLSVLFSWFTRNRENRIMIISATITFIFSIIVGKVLGLFYSNYQPFVELTGVNLLIEKEVDNSFPSDHTILFFSYCFSFWLFKRGVWILSLLVATLVGISRIWVGVHYPFDVLTSIIISFSIAYIIYSIVRDKGSGFSSQSGTRCLSLRLSKQIRFTKQ
- a CDS encoding serine hydrolase domain-containing protein; this translates as MNVKGFVERGFEPVREVFERNLNKEIGVACAIYHKGKKVVDLWGGFADFKTKREWKVDTLVPVFSSTKGFASLAAAVAVSKGLIDYDAKVADYWDEFGQDSKKEITVRQLLAHQAGLCSLDQLKINHIGELDTSYIASQLAGLKPEWEPGSMHGYHTWTIGWFIGEIIRRADPKGRKLGQFFQDEIAQPLQAEFYIGLPEEISLNRLALVYGLESPLHLLYHLHEIPTPLLLGFLNPKSLTTRSMIDPNQMVKHSNFNKREMLSIEFPSGNGVGLARSMAKIYGEFATGGKNLNLSDAIINELLKPASSPTNGWYDHVNRKHLGYSLGFWKPIKGSEFGSSHHAFGHPGAGGSFCFADPDMGVGYAYVMNKIGGYMDRNPRENEIRRVFYQCLQKLEK
- a CDS encoding TetR/AcrR family transcriptional regulator, with translation MAQVKKPEVRRALLLAAKQEFLERGFKLSSMRRIAATAGTTIGNLYKYFESKEAIYEELVSRVKGDLWSFISNAENKLPTDPILQLQLFVTLVSSYRDDILLLVDASDGTEYQNTYEDLLAMISDNLETHLPDFNMDNGKEAGGSVILVRTLSVGLLSGIIDILRNHSEEDEIKKGLTLYFTYIFKSFL
- a CDS encoding GlsB/YeaQ/YmgE family stress response membrane protein — its product is MGFIWALIVGGIIGWLAGLIAGRDMPGGVIGNIIAGFIGAWLGSLLFGQWGPEMGGFYIVPALIGSIILVFVVSFVMRKMRSGRTAS
- a CDS encoding STAS domain-containing protein, whose protein sequence is MHRNEELYHYLVKNSWQMSEDWYNMVDDNDPNSVYSTEDPAIIQSLKEQNQDYFIHLHRLFIEEEGKFVSEFRAWSEELAQDQKHLETPVHYVVREFLRTQDVYLKYIKSFYKENIDTVSVDQLFSWLDVVKKIINLSVYIYIDAAHKNTMKQIAAQKEMINELSSPVILLQNKTALLPLIGDIDTARAKLILENTLTQCANLEVEHLCIDLSGVAIIDTMVAHEIFHLIKALKLLGVRSTLSGIRPEIAQTAIQLGLDFEEINTTASLANALGQI
- a CDS encoding response regulator transcription factor, producing the protein MIKVVFVDDHEMVRIGVSSYLSAQPDIEVIGEADNGKKGVELCLDLRPDVILMDLVMKEMDGIEATRQIVDAWPEAKIIIVTSFLDDEKVYPALEAGATSYLLKTSKASEIANAVRATFHGQSILEPEVTGKMMMKMRQRETTHLHDQLTSREMEILLLMAQGKTNQEIADELFIALKTAKTHVSNILSKLDVQDRTQAVIYAFKHSLVK
- a CDS encoding sensor histidine kinase — encoded protein: MNIIQRQVLLGAFFSLILFILLSLMFFIAFPLHNWSELWNQKIMDLPFIYIVPSISIVAGVLFGLFSGLYWKKQLSTIEQTIQELDKGRTISTEQPCLPEVQDIQKKVEKIQKQIQEQTKLSQKLATEKAEDQEKRIQELVSQERNRLARELHDSVSQQLFAASMMMSAITESREEWDDGESKQLRLIEATIHQSQLEMRALLLHLRPAALKGKSLQEGIQELLVELMQKVTMNIKWKVEPIPLDKGVEDHLFRILQESVSNTLRHAKATSLDVLLIERDSFVIMRVTDDGIGFELEEGKTGSYGLQNMHERAVEIGGSMKIVSLKNKGTRLEVKVPVLAGESENND
- the liaF gene encoding cell wall-active antibiotics response protein LiaF, whose amino-acid sequence is MLRNMNSDYVNWIILIGILLLLLEILFFNGGLIVTFLLSIGCIFLGRRWRPRFIGKSLYWIGWIWLVITVLNMMTFRYFICVLLIYAVVQFFQTQKEPKRIKPSVKEPSGESEKNEPANKPVTHQKKIFENKFFTNQKSPDTAYEWNDINIQVGVGNTVIDLSDTVLPNEEAIISIRSLVGNVQILVPYEVEVHINHSVMIGDVSVFQDFKQKVVNETLVYETPQYRQGEQRVKLITSAISGKLEVKRI